Proteins encoded in a region of the Pseudomonas putida genome:
- a CDS encoding glycosyltransferase 61 family protein, whose translation MGGDISQFSASPAAKHHTWTLAAYRYMARKRLGKNTAIDLKSIATKSWDIAPGEATVSPPAIFLPGQLERVTGWEGKRFYPYVHPARTMEGGVNTLQGPTRGYLIKDVWLIDGALYKGKASHWLSLKPSTFPTIIVDNEIDRAAIYCTQNGNSWFGTWLMEDCPTYALACNEGIPVTTAPSARFPLFTQAPAYEELLGMKPLRLRSAFFRELVLFDDQSNNRSRHARYRAMGDKLLSHVPHAQHPGVFLLRGGDGDLRLLRNELELAEHLRVTRGFRIVNPLKSDLPSIVAACAGAQVVIGVEGSQLVHGVNVLQAGGCLLTLQPPNRFVSYYKYLTDRDHQHFGFVVGIPEGDGFRIDIGEVERTLDLFPR comes from the coding sequence ATGGGAGGCGATATCTCGCAGTTCAGTGCATCGCCCGCAGCCAAGCATCACACCTGGACCTTGGCCGCCTATCGCTACATGGCGCGCAAACGCTTGGGCAAGAACACGGCCATCGACCTTAAAAGCATCGCCACCAAGAGCTGGGACATAGCCCCTGGCGAAGCCACGGTTTCGCCGCCAGCCATTTTTCTGCCCGGCCAGCTGGAACGGGTGACAGGCTGGGAAGGCAAGCGCTTCTACCCCTACGTGCACCCGGCACGCACCATGGAAGGCGGCGTCAATACGCTGCAAGGGCCAACCCGCGGCTACCTGATCAAGGATGTGTGGCTAATCGACGGGGCGTTGTACAAGGGCAAGGCCAGCCATTGGTTGTCACTGAAGCCAAGCACCTTCCCGACCATCATCGTCGACAATGAGATCGACCGCGCGGCTATCTACTGCACGCAAAACGGCAACTCGTGGTTCGGCACCTGGCTGATGGAAGATTGCCCGACCTATGCGCTGGCTTGTAACGAAGGTATCCCGGTGACCACCGCACCTTCTGCCCGGTTTCCACTGTTTACTCAGGCACCGGCCTATGAGGAGTTGCTGGGTATGAAACCGCTGCGTTTGCGCAGTGCGTTCTTCCGTGAGCTGGTGCTGTTCGATGACCAGAGCAACAACCGCAGCCGGCATGCCCGCTATCGTGCGATGGGCGACAAGCTGCTTTCGCATGTGCCGCATGCGCAACATCCTGGGGTGTTCCTGCTGCGCGGTGGTGATGGCGACCTGCGCCTCTTGCGCAACGAGCTTGAGCTTGCCGAGCACTTGCGCGTTACCCGTGGTTTTCGCATCGTCAACCCGCTGAAGTCCGACCTGCCGAGTATTGTCGCTGCCTGCGCCGGTGCCCAAGTGGTGATCGGGGTAGAGGGCAGCCAGTTGGTGCACGGCGTGAATGTGCTGCAGGCAGGCGGTTGCCTGCTGACCTTGCAGCCACCTAACCGCTTTGTCAGTTACTACAAGTACCTGACGGACCGCGACCACCAGCATTTCGGTTTCGTGGTCGGCATACCCGAAGGTGACGGTTTTCGGATCGATATCGGCGAGGTAGAGCGCACACTGGACCTGTTCCCACGCTAA
- the rarD gene encoding EamA family transporter RarD, with amino-acid sequence MSKGIVSSVMASCLFAVMYFYTSLLKPLDGEEIFGWRTLLTLPCLTLFMLVSKDWKRVGELLGRVKRTPVLLLGMVGTSWLMGVQLWLFLWAPLHGRSLEVSMGYFLLPLAMVLTGRLVYGERLSRLQKVAVACAALGVGHELYQNGSFAWETLLVTIGYPIYFVLRRRCRTDHLGGLWCDMCLLLPWALYFVIQGPLSNADLQAHPGLYALIPILGAISASALIAYVLASRMLPFSLFGLLSYVEPVLLVGVALLLGETIGPDQWLTYLPIWAAVLVLVLEGFKHLLRQRRRSV; translated from the coding sequence GTGTCAAAAGGCATTGTTTCATCGGTCATGGCGTCTTGTCTGTTCGCCGTGATGTACTTCTATACCTCGCTGCTCAAGCCACTCGATGGCGAAGAAATCTTTGGCTGGCGCACCCTGTTGACGCTGCCCTGCCTCACCTTGTTCATGCTTGTCTCGAAGGACTGGAAACGGGTCGGCGAGCTGTTGGGCCGGGTAAAGCGCACGCCGGTGCTGTTGCTCGGCATGGTCGGTACTTCGTGGCTGATGGGCGTGCAGCTGTGGCTGTTTCTCTGGGCGCCCCTGCACGGGCGTAGCCTGGAAGTGTCGATGGGCTACTTCTTGCTCCCGCTGGCCATGGTCCTGACCGGGCGACTGGTGTATGGCGAGCGCCTGTCGCGCCTGCAGAAGGTGGCGGTGGCTTGCGCCGCGCTGGGCGTGGGCCACGAGCTGTACCAAAATGGCAGCTTTGCCTGGGAAACCCTGTTGGTGACGATCGGTTACCCGATCTACTTCGTGCTGCGCCGGCGTTGCCGCACCGACCACCTGGGTGGCCTGTGGTGCGACATGTGCCTGCTGCTGCCGTGGGCCCTGTACTTCGTTATCCAGGGCCCGCTATCCAATGCCGACCTGCAAGCACACCCTGGGCTGTATGCGCTGATCCCGATACTTGGGGCGATCAGCGCCTCGGCCCTGATCGCTTACGTACTGGCCAGCCGCATGTTGCCATTCAGCCTGTTCGGCCTGCTCAGCTACGTCGAACCCGTGCTGCTGGTGGGGGTGGCATTACTGCTGGGCGAAACCATCGGCCCGGATCAGTGGTTGACCTACCTGCCAATCTGGGCCGCAGTGCTGGTGCTGGTGCTCGAAGGCTTCAAGCACCTGTTGCGTCAGCGCCGCCGTTCGGTGTAA
- a CDS encoding LysE family translocator, which translates to MSLSLSMAAFALAASISPGPVNIVALGSGARHGLRASLAHVAGATLGFCLLLVLVGLGVHQLMLRWPLLGLLLHWSGVAFLLYMAWKLASDDGNLGSEHPTMAPSAWQGAVMQWLNPKAWLAAVAGVGAYTGGEQHLLWLFAWIYGPICFISVACWAWAGSVIRRYLGNPRHMRLLNRGLAVLLIASAVYLIIQPSALR; encoded by the coding sequence ATGAGCCTGTCCTTGTCAATGGCCGCCTTCGCCTTGGCGGCCTCGATTTCCCCCGGCCCGGTCAACATCGTCGCACTAGGCAGCGGTGCCCGCCACGGCCTGCGCGCCAGCCTGGCACATGTGGCCGGCGCCACGCTGGGCTTTTGCCTGCTGCTGGTGCTGGTCGGGCTGGGCGTGCATCAGCTGATGTTGCGCTGGCCTTTGCTGGGCCTGCTGTTGCACTGGAGCGGTGTGGCATTTCTGCTGTACATGGCGTGGAAACTGGCCAGTGACGATGGCAACCTGGGCAGCGAACACCCGACCATGGCCCCTTCAGCCTGGCAGGGCGCGGTAATGCAGTGGCTCAACCCCAAAGCCTGGTTGGCAGCAGTCGCCGGCGTGGGCGCCTACACCGGCGGTGAACAGCACCTGCTGTGGCTGTTCGCCTGGATCTATGGGCCAATCTGTTTCATCTCGGTGGCCTGCTGGGCGTGGGCCGGGAGCGTGATTCGGCGGTATCTGGGCAATCCACGGCATATGCGCCTGCTGAACCGAGGGTTGGCCGTGTTGCTGATTGCCAGTGCGGTTTACCTGATCATTCAGCCAAGCGCATTGCGATAA
- a CDS encoding DUF6543 domain-containing protein: MPDYLPHQALLKAQLPHWAHRATPKQWAALQQTQANAWQEQDWFANAAPDLRQAVHASQARRVRSQAALARSLKGLAQITEFAEPLLQGRLAAHGFHAPLRNSQLLRVESNWHWVGLRYLYSHRRDNLLQAALQNFADDEVFTSQSAIALKDNIHVTAIQVQGYAPLGMQVPAAQFPLKSEHYQVDRLPLSPEAFATLCRELDLGGTYQAHLTHHLGQPGVRAQAMHVQQDSLRLAADLAYLRHLLGGNARDEIERLLQGDNVTCWQLALFGSILHEVMLIDVGNAGLALFLPGHDPALRQCHDLEAVHEALATLLLEPAARQAFTAYIRLDERAHFLDLLQQNLDASGNAAFDRPWLRAAHVDLRPTHQVIAAEPFGYYQDQHLARLKHEASQLAVPTATADANARTKRLEEWESLGWDALNVAGFFIPGAGPLMLAVTACQLLGEVFEGYEAWEEGDRHLALRHLEAVGLNLGLIGGLAVAGRVVPKLFGSPLLENLQEVPGNNGGYKLWNQDLTPYRSSIELPEHLQPNAQGQYLHEGQQFIRLDGHLFQQHFDNTLQQWRIIHPDTADAWQPPLEHNGQGAWRGQHEQPAQWPFATLVRRLGEPFAAFTPQQLEQAGRICGIDAERLRQVHLQGQPTPPLLLDTLQRMAARTEVRGMGANAAPGLFDQLYNGDAAVAPATQQLLTAYPRLSPALARRLLARLDDTESLTWQEHGELPKAIGQQIQRAHSELPLVRALEDLLHPAQCSADSERLLFSALDALPEWPADLRLELRAASPQGPTLNYVGSEQATTLCRVIKTAEGYEADLGERPAPALRDEDLCRAVEQALPRVQREALGIARSDGSVVRQRVLAWVDRNRPVLAQRLWGAPLQRRSTQGWLRGGRPLEPLPAPPLQAGSLAAAYRRIFPDATDAEFADWLGDEQEDHDLYDMRTPTERLRDLQQHLSALRQNLQQWARPDPSSPHQRHLAVRPIINAWRRLSWLPFGSTGRLFSLDLSGLDLRNEDLATLYLPDQFTHIEHITLNDNPMLSHLPADFHERFPNLKRLFLTNCRFQRLPELTSPEHLLWLDLDSNRITWDSQAQRTLNQFSQLGILDLTDNPLLQAPDLRRLSGLRTVFLSGCALTELPRGLQLISEPVVLDLTSNQFQQLPAAFNVPHPVAESLSLESEWLGQTALAQIDAYNTAHGVDLMVNEDDYLDFFENTGPAEAELWQRLPLQFRRDLRPLLDQEPFLSQPNQARREFWRRLTVIDTTQALREEWLTHPPRDLFNLPL, encoded by the coding sequence ATGCCTGATTACCTTCCGCATCAAGCCCTGCTGAAGGCGCAACTACCCCATTGGGCCCACCGGGCAACACCCAAACAGTGGGCCGCGTTGCAGCAAACCCAGGCTAATGCCTGGCAAGAGCAGGACTGGTTCGCCAATGCCGCCCCAGACCTGCGCCAGGCAGTGCACGCCAGCCAGGCACGCCGGGTTCGCTCACAAGCCGCCTTGGCCCGCTCACTCAAGGGCCTCGCACAGATCACCGAATTCGCCGAACCGTTGCTGCAAGGCCGCCTTGCGGCACATGGTTTTCACGCGCCACTGCGCAACAGCCAGTTGCTGCGGGTTGAAAGCAACTGGCACTGGGTCGGCTTACGCTATCTCTACAGCCATCGTCGCGACAATTTGTTACAAGCGGCCCTGCAGAACTTTGCCGATGACGAAGTATTTACCTCCCAGAGCGCGATTGCGCTGAAGGACAACATTCATGTCACGGCAATTCAGGTTCAAGGGTACGCTCCCCTTGGCATGCAGGTGCCGGCTGCGCAGTTTCCACTGAAGTCCGAACACTACCAGGTAGATCGTTTGCCGCTTAGTCCCGAAGCCTTCGCCACACTGTGTCGAGAACTGGACTTGGGTGGCACCTACCAGGCCCATCTGACACACCATTTAGGGCAACCCGGCGTTCGCGCGCAAGCCATGCACGTGCAACAAGACAGCCTGCGGCTGGCGGCCGACCTGGCCTACCTGCGACACCTGCTTGGCGGCAACGCTCGTGACGAAATAGAGCGACTGTTGCAAGGTGACAACGTGACGTGCTGGCAGCTGGCGCTGTTCGGCAGCATCCTGCACGAAGTGATGCTGATCGATGTCGGCAACGCGGGGCTTGCGCTGTTCTTGCCTGGCCATGACCCAGCGCTGCGCCAGTGCCATGACCTTGAAGCGGTGCATGAAGCGTTGGCGACGTTGTTGCTGGAGCCCGCAGCGCGCCAGGCATTTACCGCCTACATCAGGCTGGATGAGCGCGCGCACTTTCTCGACCTGCTGCAACAGAACCTCGACGCCTCCGGCAACGCTGCCTTCGACCGCCCCTGGCTGCGTGCAGCGCACGTGGACTTGCGCCCGACGCACCAGGTGATCGCGGCAGAGCCGTTCGGCTACTACCAGGACCAGCACCTGGCCCGCCTCAAGCATGAAGCCAGCCAGCTTGCGGTACCGACCGCAACGGCCGATGCCAACGCTCGAACCAAACGCCTGGAAGAATGGGAAAGCCTTGGCTGGGATGCACTGAACGTTGCCGGCTTCTTCATACCAGGGGCAGGCCCCTTGATGCTGGCCGTCACCGCTTGCCAGTTGCTCGGCGAGGTATTCGAAGGCTACGAGGCTTGGGAGGAAGGCGACCGCCACCTTGCCCTGCGCCATCTGGAAGCCGTCGGCCTGAACCTGGGCCTCATAGGCGGCCTTGCCGTGGCAGGCCGCGTGGTCCCCAAACTGTTCGGCAGCCCGCTGCTGGAAAACCTCCAGGAAGTGCCCGGCAACAACGGGGGCTACAAGCTCTGGAATCAGGACCTGACCCCTTACCGCAGTAGCATCGAGCTGCCAGAGCATCTGCAACCCAATGCGCAAGGCCAGTACCTGCACGAGGGCCAGCAATTCATCCGCCTGGACGGCCATCTTTTCCAGCAGCACTTCGACAACACGCTGCAGCAATGGCGCATCATTCACCCGGACACAGCGGATGCCTGGCAGCCACCGTTGGAACACAATGGGCAAGGTGCCTGGCGCGGCCAGCATGAACAGCCCGCCCAGTGGCCTTTCGCAACACTCGTGCGGCGCCTGGGTGAGCCATTCGCAGCGTTCACACCCCAGCAACTGGAGCAGGCCGGACGCATCTGCGGCATCGACGCAGAACGCTTGCGCCAGGTGCACCTGCAAGGCCAGCCAACCCCGCCGCTATTGCTCGACACCCTGCAACGCATGGCGGCACGGACCGAAGTGCGAGGCATGGGTGCAAACGCAGCGCCGGGTCTGTTCGACCAGCTCTACAACGGCGACGCGGCAGTCGCCCCCGCAACGCAGCAGCTGCTTACGGCCTACCCACGCCTGTCTCCCGCCTTGGCCAGGCGGTTGCTGGCACGGCTGGACGATACTGAATCACTCACCTGGCAAGAGCACGGCGAGCTCCCCAAAGCGATTGGCCAACAGATCCAACGGGCACACAGCGAGCTGCCGCTGGTACGTGCGTTGGAAGACTTGTTGCATCCTGCGCAGTGCAGCGCTGACAGTGAGCGCCTGCTGTTCAGCGCACTGGACGCCCTGCCCGAATGGCCTGCTGACCTACGCCTTGAGTTGCGCGCTGCAAGCCCGCAAGGCCCAACGTTGAACTACGTCGGCAGTGAGCAGGCCACCACCCTGTGCCGGGTGATCAAAACGGCCGAAGGCTATGAGGCCGATCTGGGAGAGCGCCCGGCGCCCGCGCTGCGTGATGAGGACCTGTGCCGTGCCGTGGAGCAGGCGCTGCCACGCGTGCAGCGCGAAGCCCTCGGCATTGCACGAAGCGACGGCAGCGTAGTGCGCCAGCGCGTACTGGCGTGGGTCGATAGAAACAGGCCCGTGCTGGCGCAGCGACTCTGGGGAGCGCCTCTGCAGCGGCGCTCGACACAAGGCTGGCTACGCGGCGGCCGCCCCCTGGAGCCGTTGCCAGCGCCCCCGCTTCAGGCCGGTTCTCTGGCAGCGGCTTACCGCCGCATTTTCCCCGATGCCACCGATGCGGAATTCGCCGACTGGCTGGGCGATGAACAGGAAGACCACGACCTGTATGACATGCGTACACCCACCGAGCGACTGCGAGACCTCCAGCAGCACCTGAGCGCTCTGCGGCAAAACCTGCAGCAATGGGCAAGGCCCGACCCATCAAGCCCGCACCAGCGGCACCTGGCAGTGCGCCCGATCATCAACGCCTGGCGCCGCCTTTCCTGGCTGCCATTCGGAAGCACTGGCCGACTCTTCAGCCTTGACCTTTCCGGCCTCGACCTGCGCAACGAGGACCTGGCGACACTCTACCTGCCCGATCAATTCACCCACATCGAACACATCACACTTAACGACAACCCGATGCTCAGCCACCTCCCAGCTGATTTTCACGAACGTTTCCCCAACCTCAAGCGCCTGTTTCTCACCAATTGCCGCTTCCAGCGCCTACCTGAACTGACCAGCCCCGAGCATCTACTCTGGCTGGACCTGGACAGCAATCGCATTACCTGGGATAGCCAGGCTCAACGAACGCTAAACCAGTTCAGCCAACTAGGCATACTCGATCTGACTGACAACCCCCTGCTTCAGGCACCCGACCTGCGTCGGCTTTCCGGGCTCAGGACCGTGTTCCTGTCCGGTTGTGCGCTCACCGAATTGCCGCGGGGCCTGCAGCTCATCAGTGAACCTGTGGTGCTGGACCTTACATCCAACCAGTTCCAGCAACTGCCTGCCGCGTTCAATGTTCCACACCCGGTAGCTGAATCCCTGAGCCTTGAAAGCGAGTGGCTGGGCCAGACTGCATTGGCACAAATCGATGCCTACAACACCGCCCACGGTGTCGATCTGATGGTAAACGAAGATGATTACCTGGACTTCTTCGAGAACACAGGCCCTGCAGAAGCCGAATTGTGGCAACGCTTGCCACTGCAATTTCGCCGTGACCTTCGGCCATTGCTCGACCAAGAGCCCTTCCTGTCGCAGCCGAATCAGGCCCGCAGGGAATTCTGGAGACGTTTGACAGTGATCGATACGACTCAAGCCCTGCGCGAGGAGTGGCTCACCCACCCGCCACGCGACCTTTTCAATCTGCCGCTTTAG
- a CDS encoding AraC family transcriptional regulator, which yields MIEVSRFWRDPALPFVEARRVGDGRKVCYAAHAHESFSIGVITGGRSTYLNAGQGVEVTAGTTVLMNPGVVHTCNPVAGEPWSYLMLFVDQPWLQALGFALPAQTWSRSPLLYQRLLQTFADLFDTRLPDREARLAAFFSGLPELLGGSAPVSDEGNPRLQAAAAFIRAHRSDALSLEDICAACGLSRSYLIRAFRQHFGLTPHGYLLDQRVQLARARLRQGRAIAEVAQEAGFADQAHLQRAFKQQLAATPGHYRNALG from the coding sequence ATGATCGAGGTATCACGGTTCTGGCGCGACCCGGCGCTGCCGTTCGTCGAAGCCCGAAGGGTAGGGGACGGGCGCAAGGTGTGTTACGCCGCGCACGCCCACGAAAGCTTCTCCATCGGGGTGATCACGGGTGGGCGCAGCACCTACCTTAACGCCGGTCAGGGTGTCGAGGTGACGGCGGGGACCACGGTGCTGATGAACCCGGGTGTGGTGCATACCTGCAACCCTGTTGCCGGGGAGCCGTGGTCCTACCTGATGCTGTTCGTCGACCAGCCTTGGTTGCAGGCCTTGGGGTTTGCCTTGCCGGCGCAGACCTGGAGCCGTTCGCCGCTGTTGTACCAGCGGCTTTTGCAAACCTTCGCCGACCTGTTCGATACCCGTCTGCCAGATCGCGAAGCGCGCCTGGCGGCTTTCTTCAGCGGATTGCCGGAATTACTGGGTGGCAGTGCCCCTGTGAGTGACGAGGGCAACCCTCGACTGCAGGCGGCGGCAGCATTCATACGCGCCCACCGCAGTGACGCGTTGAGCCTCGAGGACATCTGCGCGGCCTGCGGCCTGTCACGCTCCTACCTGATTCGTGCGTTCCGCCAACATTTCGGCCTGACCCCGCATGGCTATCTGCTCGACCAGCGCGTGCAGCTGGCCAGGGCGCGGCTGCGGCAAGGCCGGGCGATTGCCGAAGTGGCACAGGAGGCCGGGTTTGCCGACCAGGCGCATTTGCAGCGGGCATTCAAGCAGCAACTGGCGGCGACACCAGGGCATTATCGCAATGCGCTTGGCTGA
- a CDS encoding TerC family protein produces the protein MEWLADPTAWLGLLTLIVLELVLGIDNLVFIAILADKLPPHQRDRARVIGLGLALIMRLGLLASISWMVTLTAPLIDVFGKSFSGRDLIMLFGGVFLLFKATMELHERLEGHVTQASGTLRHAAFWPIVAQIVVLDAVFSLDAVITAVGMVDELSVMMIAVIFSIGIMIVASKPLTRFVNAHPTVIMLCLGFLMMIGFSLTAEGLGFHIPKGYLYAAIGFSILIELFNQLARARRKRSLQQHRPLRERTAHAVLRLLGGRRIEADEVGEEIADLVEGGEEQVLFDRRERVMISGVLNLAERPIRTVMTARAEVDVIDLAQPAEAITQALVNSPYSRLPLIRDGRVDEPLGFVHKKELLKELLSGDQPDLESMARAPLNLLESFSILNALEQMRGQSTHIAFVVNEFGDFTGLLTMTDILESIAGELPDASEVEGPGIVQEGEAFVVSGALNLSQVQARTGFSARATEDYQTLAGLVMSLLDRLPMVGDQLAWNGWMLTVEAVEERRVRQVRLTPNGGADATGA, from the coding sequence ATGGAATGGCTAGCCGACCCAACGGCCTGGCTAGGCCTGTTGACGCTTATCGTCCTTGAGCTGGTGCTGGGTATCGACAACCTGGTGTTCATCGCCATCCTCGCCGACAAGTTGCCGCCTCACCAGCGTGATCGCGCACGGGTCATTGGCCTTGGCCTGGCGTTGATCATGCGTCTGGGCCTGTTGGCCAGTATTTCGTGGATGGTCACACTTACCGCGCCGCTGATCGACGTATTCGGCAAGAGCTTCTCTGGCCGTGACCTGATCATGCTGTTCGGTGGTGTATTCCTGCTGTTCAAGGCCACCATGGAGCTGCATGAACGCCTGGAGGGCCACGTGACACAGGCCAGTGGCACATTGCGCCATGCCGCGTTCTGGCCGATCGTCGCCCAGATCGTGGTACTGGACGCAGTGTTCTCGCTGGACGCCGTGATCACGGCGGTGGGCATGGTCGATGAGCTGTCGGTGATGATGATCGCGGTGATCTTCTCGATCGGTATCATGATCGTTGCCAGCAAGCCGCTGACCCGTTTCGTCAACGCCCACCCCACGGTAATCATGCTGTGCCTGGGCTTCCTGATGATGATCGGTTTCAGCCTCACTGCAGAAGGCCTGGGCTTCCATATCCCGAAAGGCTACCTGTATGCGGCGATTGGCTTCTCGATCCTGATCGAGCTGTTCAACCAGCTGGCCCGTGCCCGCCGCAAGCGCAGCTTGCAGCAGCATCGACCGCTACGCGAACGTACTGCCCATGCGGTGCTGCGCCTGCTGGGCGGCCGCCGGATCGAAGCTGACGAGGTGGGTGAGGAAATCGCCGATCTGGTCGAAGGTGGCGAGGAACAGGTGCTGTTCGACCGCCGTGAGCGGGTAATGATCAGTGGTGTGCTGAACCTGGCAGAGCGGCCGATCCGTACGGTGATGACCGCGCGTGCCGAGGTCGATGTGATCGACCTGGCACAGCCGGCCGAGGCCATTACCCAGGCCTTGGTCAACTCGCCGTACTCGCGCCTGCCGTTGATCCGCGATGGCCGTGTGGACGAACCCTTGGGTTTTGTGCACAAGAAGGAATTGCTCAAAGAGCTACTGTCGGGCGACCAACCCGATCTGGAAAGCATGGCCCGGGCGCCGTTGAACCTGCTGGAGAGTTTCAGCATCCTCAATGCCCTGGAGCAGATGCGTGGCCAGTCGACCCACATCGCATTCGTGGTCAACGAGTTCGGCGACTTTACCGGCCTGCTGACCATGACCGACATCCTTGAGTCGATTGCCGGTGAATTGCCGGATGCGAGCGAGGTAGAAGGCCCCGGCATCGTTCAGGAGGGTGAAGCCTTTGTGGTCAGTGGTGCACTGAACTTGAGCCAGGTGCAGGCCCGTACAGGCTTCAGTGCCCGTGCTACCGAAGATTACCAGACCCTCGCGGGCCTGGTGATGAGCTTGCTCGACCGCCTGCCGATGGTGGGTGATCAGTTGGCCTGGAACGGCTGGATGCTGACCGTGGAGGCGGTTGAAGAGCGGCGGGTGCGCCAGGTTCGGCTTACACCGAACGGCGGCGCTGACGCAACAGGTGCTTGA
- a CDS encoding EAL domain-containing protein, giving the protein MPLTTKRRAALSWRTLLPWVVGVLPVMCGLGVMNWQIEREMQASSQATTRQAVEHVERILDNLSAAANALLPLAGSACDQAQLTLRAQVTRNAFVRSTNLFRHNNLYCTSLFGEFEEPVNAADYVDGKLWLMDGNSVTPGHPLLVYRASDGDHGAITTVDGDHLLTALRLIGPDEELQIRVGDAWMGKDGVVHKGVPPAASSANVLLGSTRYPFSVQGGYSANKQGQLLRSHYPALLSLLLVLGVVAALACRWQIRRVTSPRAELDRALQADEFLPYFQPVVRKGDYRWAGAEVLMRWNHPREGLVRPDLFIPYAEHSGQIVAMTRALMTHTAQSLAPYAGLMEDGFHVGINITADHCRDLRLLDDCRTFLQHFPPGRVVLTLELTERKLIEPTPVALELFEKLHAMGVMIALDDFGTGQSSLNYLRQFKVDYLKIDQSFVAMIGADALSVHILESIIELSAKLGLGIVAEGVETDIQRDYLAEHGVDFQQGYLFARPMPAAQFLEALATRPGAAQLPQGAAPEIMRG; this is encoded by the coding sequence ATGCCCCTCACCACCAAACGCCGCGCCGCGCTCAGCTGGCGTACCCTGTTGCCCTGGGTCGTCGGCGTACTGCCGGTAATGTGCGGCCTGGGCGTGATGAACTGGCAGATCGAGCGCGAAATGCAAGCCAGTAGCCAGGCCACCACCCGGCAGGCGGTGGAGCACGTCGAGCGCATCCTCGACAACCTGTCCGCTGCTGCCAATGCGCTGCTGCCCCTGGCTGGCAGCGCTTGCGATCAAGCCCAGCTCACGTTGCGGGCCCAGGTTACCCGCAATGCCTTCGTGCGCTCGACCAACCTGTTCAGGCACAACAACCTTTATTGCACCTCGTTGTTCGGCGAGTTCGAGGAACCGGTCAATGCAGCCGACTACGTAGACGGCAAGCTATGGCTGATGGACGGCAATTCGGTTACGCCTGGCCACCCGCTACTGGTATACCGTGCCAGCGATGGTGACCACGGTGCAATCACCACGGTGGATGGCGACCACCTGCTGACGGCATTGCGCCTGATCGGCCCCGATGAAGAACTGCAAATCCGCGTCGGCGACGCCTGGATGGGCAAAGACGGAGTGGTGCACAAAGGCGTACCACCTGCCGCCTCCAGCGCCAACGTGTTGCTAGGCTCCACGCGATACCCGTTTAGCGTGCAGGGCGGCTACAGCGCCAACAAGCAAGGCCAACTGTTACGCAGCCACTACCCGGCCCTGCTCAGCCTGCTGCTGGTGCTGGGGGTTGTGGCGGCGCTGGCATGCCGCTGGCAGATTCGTCGCGTCACCTCCCCCCGTGCCGAACTGGATCGCGCCCTGCAGGCCGATGAGTTTCTGCCGTACTTCCAGCCGGTGGTACGCAAAGGCGATTACCGCTGGGCCGGCGCCGAAGTGCTGATGCGCTGGAATCATCCACGAGAAGGCCTGGTTCGCCCTGACCTGTTCATCCCATATGCAGAACACAGCGGGCAGATTGTCGCCATGACCCGGGCGCTGATGACGCATACCGCGCAAAGCCTGGCACCTTATGCCGGGCTGATGGAGGACGGCTTTCATGTTGGTATCAACATCACCGCGGACCATTGCCGCGATCTCAGGTTGCTGGATGACTGCCGTACGTTCCTGCAACACTTTCCGCCCGGCCGGGTGGTACTCACCCTGGAGCTGACCGAGCGCAAACTGATCGAACCCACGCCCGTGGCCCTCGAACTGTTCGAAAAACTGCATGCCATGGGCGTAATGATTGCCCTCGACGACTTCGGCACCGGCCAGTCGAGCCTCAACTACCTTCGGCAATTCAAGGTCGACTACCTGAAGATCGACCAGAGTTTCGTCGCCATGATAGGTGCCGATGCGCTGTCGGTGCACATTCTCGAAAGCATCATCGAGCTGTCGGCCAAGCTGGGCCTGGGCATCGTAGCCGAGGGTGTCGAAACCGACATTCAGCGCGACTACCTGGCCGAGCATGGGGTGGACTTCCAGCAGGGTTACCTGTTCGCCAGGCCCATGCCAGCTGCCCAGTTCCTTGAAGCCCTGGCCACACGCCCGGGCGCTGCGCAGTTGCCGCAAGGCGCTGCCCCTGAGATCATGCGCGGCTGA